The following are encoded in a window of Cryobacterium sp. CG_9.6 genomic DNA:
- a CDS encoding IS3 family transposase (programmed frameshift) has protein sequence MAAARRRFTQEFKDELCREVINTSKPIKDVATAYGVGPETLRNWLNKYREANGGTEADLTVSERARLKELEREVQELRAETAFLKKTKRLLRAGAAVVSKYEYIDSQKSEPTNRNSVVKMCLWLAVSTSGFYHWAIRPQSATAARREALIARIQHFFEESDGTYGYRRIHADLAAEQTECSPELVRQLMRQIGLVACQPRPFRITTEADAEAAANMPDLVKRDFTADRPGVKFVGDITYIHTWQGFIYLATVIDCYSKKVVGWSIADHMRTELVADALRNAAATTVIEADAIWHSDRGSVYTSAEFRALVSGLGMRSSMGRTGVCWDNSMAESFFSMLKNERVYRTAYATKSQARSDVIRYIEGFYNSRRRHSALGYRRPNEVHYGYQQPALAA, from the exons ATGGCCGCAGCACGTAGGCGTTTCACCCAAGAGTTCAAAGACGAGCTGTGCCGCGAGGTGATCAATACCTCCAAACCGATCAAGGACGTCGCCACCGCATACGGCGTCGGGCCCGAGACGCTCCGGAACTGGCTCAACAAATACCGCGAGGCCAACGGCGGCACCGAAGCGGACCTGACAGTGTCGGAACGGGCCCGTCTGAAGGAACTCGAGCGGGAAGTTCAAGAGCTGCGGGCGGAGACCGCTTTCTTGAAAAAAACCA AGCGCTTACTTCGCGCGGGAGCAGCGGTAGTGAGCAAGTACGAATACATCGACTCCCAAAAATCTGAGCCCACCAACCGGAATTCGGTGGTGAAAATGTGCCTCTGGCTGGCCGTGTCAACGTCCGGTTTCTACCACTGGGCGATCCGGCCGCAGTCCGCGACCGCGGCCCGGCGAGAGGCCCTGATCGCGCGGATTCAACACTTCTTCGAGGAGTCCGACGGCACCTACGGATACCGCCGAATCCACGCCGACCTCGCCGCGGAGCAGACCGAGTGCTCGCCCGAACTGGTGCGGCAGCTTATGCGCCAGATTGGCCTCGTAGCCTGCCAACCACGGCCTTTCCGCATCACTACCGAAGCCGATGCCGAAGCGGCCGCCAACATGCCCGACCTCGTCAAACGCGACTTCACCGCCGACCGCCCCGGGGTGAAGTTCGTCGGCGATATTACCTACATCCATACCTGGCAAGGATTCATCTATCTGGCCACCGTCATCGACTGCTATTCCAAGAAGGTTGTCGGCTGGTCCATCGCCGATCACATGCGCACCGAGCTCGTCGCCGACGCCCTCCGCAACGCCGCTGCGACGACCGTGATCGAGGCCGACGCGATCTGGCATTCCGACCGCGGCAGCGTCTATACCTCGGCCGAATTTCGGGCTCTCGTGTCCGGCCTGGGGATGCGTTCCTCCATGGGCCGCACCGGCGTGTGTTGGGACAACAGCATGGCGGAAAGTTTCTTCTCGATGCTCAAGAATGAGCGTGTTTATCGCACCGCGTATGCCACGAAATCACAAGCTCGCAGCGACGTCATTCGCTATATCGAAGGCTTTTACAACAGCCGACGCCGGCACTCAGCGCTTGGTTACCGCAGGCCTAATGAAGTCCACTATGGTTATCAGCAGCCAGCATTGGCAGCGTAG
- the istA gene encoding IS21 family transposase, producing the protein MSVQENIRTLDSHGIAGREIARRLGVSRDAVTKYTGQQNFSPKPPTPVPRPAGSAVGGLEDTIETWLTEDQRRPRKQRHTAKRVFDRLVNEENYSGSYSPVQRFVRKWNDQHRQAGEGFTELVWPAGTAQVDFGQAEAIIGGIRQILHIFVVTFPFSNMRFVQAYRGETAECVCHGLRTVFDHTGAAPRHLVFDNATGIGRRVGTKVIEAKLFGAFKLHYRSESRFCNPYSGNEKGNVENAVGFLRRNLMVPEPEAATLQGLNNILLTRCMALAEATHYRKGLPVSELFAQDVAASLALPGVGFDPVRYESRTADKKGNMLIDGNTYAAGSSFHSRTLTVGLRHDVVEILDEYSAPVRSFPRAFGVQAETIFEPAALLPLLATKPGAWSHSQLRPLVPGPVRDWLDNATATNRRRLLSAVDAASGSAGFDAAITAADLLIQRGDTPEIAALGMLARRLADRTSPAVENVDLSVYDIFTTGSFTTLNTLTGEIA; encoded by the coding sequence ATGTCCGTGCAAGAAAATATCAGAACTCTCGACTCCCACGGAATCGCGGGCCGTGAAATCGCCCGCCGATTGGGAGTCAGCCGGGACGCGGTGACGAAATACACCGGGCAACAGAACTTTTCACCCAAGCCACCGACGCCCGTTCCGAGGCCAGCCGGATCAGCCGTGGGCGGGCTTGAAGACACCATCGAGACGTGGTTGACCGAGGACCAGCGCCGACCGCGCAAGCAACGCCACACTGCCAAGCGGGTCTTTGATCGCTTGGTCAACGAGGAGAATTACAGCGGCAGCTACTCCCCGGTGCAACGCTTTGTGCGGAAGTGGAACGACCAGCACCGCCAGGCCGGGGAGGGCTTCACGGAGCTGGTCTGGCCGGCCGGAACTGCGCAGGTCGACTTCGGCCAGGCCGAGGCCATCATCGGCGGGATCCGCCAGATCCTGCACATCTTCGTCGTGACGTTCCCGTTTTCGAACATGCGCTTCGTGCAGGCCTACCGCGGCGAGACCGCCGAGTGCGTCTGCCACGGCCTGCGCACCGTGTTCGATCACACCGGCGCTGCACCCCGGCACCTGGTCTTTGACAACGCCACCGGCATCGGACGCCGCGTCGGCACCAAAGTCATCGAGGCCAAACTGTTCGGCGCATTCAAACTGCACTACCGATCCGAGTCCAGGTTTTGCAATCCATACTCCGGCAACGAGAAAGGCAACGTCGAAAACGCCGTCGGGTTCCTCCGCCGCAACCTGATGGTCCCCGAGCCAGAAGCAGCCACCCTGCAGGGCCTGAACAACATATTGCTGACGCGGTGCATGGCGTTGGCTGAGGCCACGCATTACCGGAAAGGCTTGCCCGTGAGCGAGCTCTTCGCGCAGGACGTTGCCGCCAGTCTGGCGCTGCCCGGCGTGGGGTTTGACCCGGTGCGTTATGAGTCCCGAACGGCTGACAAAAAGGGGAACATGCTCATCGACGGCAACACCTACGCGGCCGGGTCTTCCTTCCACAGCCGCACCCTCACCGTTGGGCTCCGCCACGACGTGGTCGAGATCCTCGATGAGTATTCCGCGCCGGTGCGGTCCTTTCCCCGCGCTTTCGGAGTGCAAGCCGAGACGATCTTCGAGCCCGCGGCGCTGCTGCCATTGCTGGCGACCAAGCCCGGCGCCTGGAGCCATTCCCAGCTGCGGCCGTTGGTCCCGGGGCCAGTGCGCGACTGGCTCGACAACGCCACCGCCACCAACCGGCGCCGCCTGCTCAGCGCTGTCGATGCCGCATCAGGATCAGCCGGGTTCGATGCCGCCATCACTGCTGCTGACCTACTCATCCAACGAGGCGACACCCCCGAGATCGCCGCGTTGGGCATGCTCGCCCGGCGCCTGGCCGACAGAACCAGCCCGGCAGTGGAGAACGTGGACCTGAGCGTCTATGACATCTTTACCACCGGCAGCTTCACCACCCTCAACACTCTGACGGGAGAGATCGCATGA